In Streptomyces venezuelae, the sequence GCTCCCTGCTCGCCAGGCCGCCGCGTACGGTGGCGGCCGCCGCGGACCGCCTCGCCCTCGGCCTCACCCTGGCGTTCCTCCTGGCCCCGGCGGGCCGCTTCGGCTATCTGGCGCTGCCGGTCCTGCTGTCGGTCTGGGCCCGCTCGGTGACCGTACCGGGTGTCTCGCGCGTGGTGACGGGATCGGGCCGGCCCTGGCCCCGGCCGTCGGGCCGGCGGCCGGGGGCGCAGCGGAGCGAGCGGACGGGAGGGCATTTCGCCTGATGACCCCCGCACATTGGATAGTTGCACTATCCTTCCGTCCGTGGATCAGCTGACCGCCGAAGACCCGAACCGTATCGGACCGTACCGCCTGATCGCCCGGCTGGGCGCGGGTGGCATGGGACTGGTCTACCTGGGCCGCTCCGAAGCCGGGCGTACCGTCGCCGTGAAGGTGGTCCAGGCGGAGTACGCCGGGAACCCCGAATTCCGCAAGAGGTTCGCCCGCGAGGTGGCCGCCGCGCGACGGGTGGGCGGCAGCTGGACGGCAGCCGTGCTCGACGCCGACACCGAGGCCGCCGTGCCCTGGGTGGCGACCCAGTACATCCCGGGGCCCGACCTGCAGACCGTGGTCGCCCGGCAGTTCGGTCCGCTGCCCGAGGACTCCGTACGGACCCTCGCCAACCGGCTCGCCCTCGCCCTGCGGGCCGTGCACGAGGCGGGTCTGATCCACCGCGACCTGAAGCCCTCCAACGTGCTCGTCACCGTCGACGGGCCCCGTGTCATCGACTTCGGCATCGCGCGGGCGATGGACAGCCTGACCGGGGACAGCCTGCACACCCGCACCGGCATGCTGATCGGCTCGCCGGGGTTCATGTCCCCGGAACAGGTCCGCGGTCTCGAACTGACCCCCGCCAGCGACGTCTTCTGCCTCGGTGCGGTCCTCGTGTACGCCGCCACGGGACGCATGCTCTTCGGCGCCAAGGACACCGGCCTGAACGCCCACCTCTTCCGGATCGCCGAGGAGGAGGCGGACCTGACCGGGGTGCCGGAGTCACTGGCCGGCCTCGTCGGTGCGTGCCTGCACAAGGACGCGGCCCGGCGGCCGACCCCCGAGGAGGTGGCGGAGCGTACGGCGGCGGACGCCGCCGGGGAGTGGCTCCCGGGCGCGGTGCTGGCCCAGCTGGGGCGCCACGCCGCACGGTTGCTGGACTACGCCCCGGCGTCTCACGCCGGAGCCGGCGGTGGCGGGGCCGGCATGGGTGGGGCCGGAGCCGGCGGCGGGGTCGTGACCGAGAAGGGCCCCGCCGAGCAGGCGCCGGACCCCCGCCTCGTGCCCGCGCAGTCCCGGCAGGACGCCTCCCCGTACGGAACACCGCCCCCGCCTCCCGCGTACGCGCCCACGACCCCCGGCCACTTCGGCCCCGCGGACGGCTTCGGGCCGCCCCCGGGTTCGCTCCCCGCGGACCAGTCCGTCCCCGCGCCCCCGCATCCCCGGCGGTGGTGGGGGCTCGCGGTGCTCGCCCTGACACAGCTGCTGGTGCTGGTCGAAGCAGCGCAGTTCAGCCTGCTGGGGCCGCAGATACACGCCGATCTCGGCATCGACCACCTGGGCGCCGTATTCACCGCCCACCTGGTCGCCCTCGCCGGACTGCTGCTGCTGGGCGGGCATCTCGCCGACCTGTTCGGAGCCCGGCGGATGCTGGTGGCCGGCCTGATCGGATTCGCGGCGGCCGCCGCGTTCGGCGGCGCGGCCGCCGGCACCGGGCCGCTGATCGCCGCCCGCGTCCTGCAGGGCGCCTCTGCGGCCCTGCTCGTCCCGGCCGCGCTGTCCCTGGTGGCCACCGGATTCACCGACCCCAAGGAACGCGGCAGGGCCTTCGGGATCTACGCGGCGGTCGCCGCGGGCGGCGGTGCGCTCGGCGTGTTCACGGGCGGGTGGCTCGCGGAGACCCTGGACTGGCGCTGGGCCCTGTGGTCGGTGGTCCCGCTCGCCGTGCTCGCCCTGATCGGCACGCTCACCCTGCTGCCCGGCCGCCCCGGCCGCACCGGAGCCCGGTTCGACGGACTCGGCGTGCTCCTCGGCACGGCGGGATCCGCCATCCTGGCCTGTGGCCTCGCCGAGGCCCCGGACTGGGGCGTCGTCCAGACCCTGGTCGTTGTCGCGGGCGGCCTCGCGCTGCTCGCCGCGTTCCTGTGGTGGCAGAGGCGAACCTCCGGCCCGCTGCTCCCCGCGTACGTCCTCGCGGACCGGAGCCGCCTCGGCTCCCTCCTGGCCGTTCTCGTCACCGGTTTCGCCGTGGTCGCCCTCCTCCCCGCCCTGGGCTTCTTCGCCCAGCAGATCCGCGGCGAGGGCCCGGGTGCGACCGGGACCGCCCACCTGCCGCTGGCCGCCGCGGCGCTCGTGGCCGCCACCCAGGTCTCCGCACGCCTGCTGCCCCGCGTCGCCCCGCGGGCCCTGCTCCTGCCGGGCCTGGCGGTCACGGCCCTCGGGCTGGCCCTGCTGGCGGGTGTCGGCGGAGCGGCCACGTATGCGACCGGGGTGCTGCCCGGCATGCTGCTCACCGGATTCGGCCTGGGCCTGGCCCTCGTCCCGCTCTACGCCATCGGGACCGCCGGGGTGGCGCCGCACCACGCGGGTGCGGCCTCGGGAGCCCTCGGGGCGGCCCAGTACCTGGGTCAGGCGATCGGCGGGGCGGTGCTCGGCGCCGTCCTGACGAGCCGCCTGCGGCAGATCTCGGAAGACACCGACGTGTTCGCCCGGCTGCTCGACTCCTACACCACCACCCTCTGGTGCGCGGCCGGGGCCGTCCTGCTGGCGGCCCTGCCGGCCGTCCTGCTGATCAGCGCCCCGCGGCGGAACACGGGCGCGGCCTGAGGGCCGTCGCCCGGCTGCCTCCCACCGGACGTGCCGTTTGCCCCGCGGCGGTTGACCCGTTGCCGGCCGCCAGAACGGGGTCAGGGGCCGATGAGGGGGATGAGGCGAGTGAAGCGGTGCCATCCGGCGGTGAGGATGCCGGCGACCGCGGCGGCGCCGGCGATCAGCCAGAGGTGCAGGTCCTTGGGGACGAAACCCAGCTTGGGCAGGACTGCCGCGGTGGCGACGGCCGCGAGGATCGCGGCAAGGATGGCACCGGCGACGTGCAGGGATTCACGGAAGGCCGCGAGAAAGGGAGACGGGAGCGGGACGTCGGCGAGCTTCGCTTCGGGGAGCAGACCTGCCACCTTGCCCTGGGCGTAGTTCTCGCTGATCTCGGCGACCATGACGGCGTAGTCGTGGGCTCCTTGGCGCGGGTCGACGTCGATCCGCATGAGCTGTCGGCGAAGTGCCGCGGCCACGTGCCGGCCGTGCTGCCGCGCAACCGTTCGCCGGGGTGACCGTCGCGGGATGACCCGGGACTCGCGGTACACCTTGAGGACACGTTCCTCCAGCCTGCGCGCATGGTGGTCGAGCTCGTGCAAGGCCTGGAGACGGCCGGTGGGGACCGTGTCGTAGACGTCCGCGCACAGGGCGAGGGCGCGCGCCGAGCGGCCGATGAGGGTGTACGGCATGTCGGGTGCGCGGTTGCGGATCGGCTCGGACAGCAGCGTGACCAGGGCGACGGAGACCGCGTAGACAGTGCCCGCAACGAGGGCGATGGCCACGAGGATCGGGCCGACGGGCTGGCCCTCCCAATCGCTGAACGCCTGCTTCCTGTCCATGAGCGTCTGCGCGTGTCCGGCGAACTCGTCCGAGGTGACCTGGCTCAGAAGATCGATCTCGTAGGGGAAGAGCAGCGCGGCGACACAGAAGCCGACGCTGAAACAGAAAACGACGGTCAACACCGCGTGGAACGCCCTGACATGGGGGAGCGAGTGCCACAACACCAGGCCGACGCGCGTGTGGGGCAGGCTGCCCGAGGGGAACCCGAGGCGGTCGACGGCCCGGTCCAGGCCCTGGAGGGCACACACGGCAGCGGTGCGCCGTGCTCGTCGCTGCCGGAGCCGGTGCTGCGCGCGGGCGCGGATCACGGTCGAGCGGGTTCGGGCTAAGGTGCCGGACACTGGCATGCGTCTGTCATTCCCCCGGGCTGGTGGTGTGTGCTGATTATCAGGGCAGAGCGGGTGGACCTGTCGGGCATCGGTGAAACCGTTCGACGACGTCCTCGCGTCCGGCGCCCGTGCGGTGGGGCCGTCGGGACGCCCGTCCCGAACGCCCTCGTCCTCCCGAGCGCTCCCGGTGATCACCAACGCCTACGCTGTACGCCGTCCGAGTGACTGGAACGGGGTGGGGATCCGCATGACGGAAACGACGAACGGTGACGCGGCAGAGCGGTCGAGACCGCAGGGCGCAAGGCGGTCCTGGCTCGGCGGCCTGATCGCCGTCGCTGTGGTGCTGGCGATCGTCGTCGGCCTCGGCTGGGCGTTCCTGGGCACCTCGGGCTACTGGCCCGGATCGTCGTTGACGACGGCCTGGGAGACCCCCGGCGACAGCCGGGCCCCGGAGGACGGCACCCACCAGGCCTGGATCGTGGACGACACCCTCGTCCGCACCCGGCACGACGCCGTCACGGGATTCGATGCCGGAACCGGCAAGAAGGTCTGGGAGTTCGTCCCGCCCGGCCGCACCGAGATCTGCGCCGCCAGCACCACCGCCGACGGCGCGCACGTGCTGATCGCGTACGACGAGAACACCAGGAGCGCCGCCGAGGGCTGCGCCACCGTCGCCGCGCTGGACCTCGCCGACGGCCGCGAACTGTGGCGCACCGCCCTCGCACCGGCGGGCGGCGACACCGCCGACCGCGTCCGCGCGCTCGCCGTCGGCAGCGGGCTCGGCGTGGTCCTCGACGCCACTGGCAAGGGCGCGCCCGCCGTCCGCGCCGTCGACCTCCGCACCGGCTCCCCCCGCTGGACCGCCGCGGTCCAGGAGGGCTGCACCCCGGACGGCACGGCCACCGCGCCCCGGGAGGTCCTCGCCGTCCTGGCCTGCGGCGAGGAGATGCGGCTGGCCGCCTTCGACCCGGCCGACGGCAGGCAGCTGTGGATCACACCCCTCGACGCCCGCCGGGGGGTCGCCGCCGGCGCGAGCGTCACCTTCACGGCCACCGAGCCCGTCGTGCTGCGCGTCGACGAGGGCGACCGGGGCGTCGACGCCTTCCTCACCTTCGGGCCCGGTGGCCGCCCCGGAGCCCGGATCCAGGCCACCGGCGACGGCCACGGCTCGATCGGCAGCCATGTGACCGTCTCCGACGGACGGCTCTTCGCGCTCACCGACGGCGGCAAGTGGGGGCTGCTCGTCGCCTTCGACCTGACGACCGGCGGCAGGCTCTGGAAGGAGGCCCTCGGCGGCGCCGCCTACGTCGTCCAGGGGCTGCACGCGCAGGACGGCCTGGTCACGGCCGTGAAGGGGTCGACCAGGTACGGCGACAGCCTCTACGCGTACGACGCCGCCACGGGCGACGAGGAGGAGCACCGTGCCTTCCGCGACGACGCCGGCTCCGTCGACGACCTGATCCCGTACAAGGACAGGCTCATCGCCGTGCGTTCGGGCAGCCACGTGAGGCCCTTCACCGCGTTCGAACGCTGGTGACGGCCGGGTCCTGGCGGTCCTGGCCCGACAGGTGGGCCAGGACCGCCAGGACCCGGCGGTTGCCCTCGGTGGCGTCCAGGTCGAGCTTCATGAAGATGCTGGAGGCGTGTTTGACGACGGCGGCCTCGGTGATGAACAGCCGTGCCGCCAGGGCCTGGTTGTTGAGGCCGGAGGCCATCAGCGTCAGCACCTCCCGCTCGCGCGGGGTCAGCCGGGCCAGCGGCCGTTCCTCGGACTGCCGGCTGAGGAGGACCCGCACCACCTCCGGGTCGATGACCGTACGGCCCTCGGCGACCTGCTGGAGGGCGTCGAGGAACTCGGCCACCTCGCCGACCCGGTCCTTGAGGAGATAGCCCAGCCCCGCCGCCGAGGCACCCGTCAGCAACTGGGTGGCGTAGGCCGTGGCCACGTACTGCGAGAGCACGAGCACGGGCAACGCGGCGTCGCGGGAGCGGAGTTCGAGTACGGCCCGCAGGCCTTCGTCGCGGAAGCCGGGCGGCATCCGCACATCCGTCACGACGACGTCCGGCCGCTGCGCCTCCACCGCCCGTACCAGCTCCTCGGCGCTGCCGACGGCGGCGAGGACCTGGTGCCCGCCGCGGGTGAGGAGTTCGGTCAGCCCGGCGCGCAGCAGTACGGAGTCCTCGGCGAGGATCAGCCGGAGCACGGGACCTCCACCCTGAGTCGGGTCGGTCCGCCCACCGGACTGGACACCACCAGCCTGCCCTTCAACATCGCCACCCTGTCCGCGAGTCCTGCCAGGCCCGCTCCCGCGCCGGGATCGGCGCCGCCGCGGCCGTCGTCGGTGACGGTGAGAGTGAGCCGGTCACCCACGACCTTACCGACGACGTGGACGTGCGAGGCGCCGCTGTGCTTGGCCGCGTTGGCGAGGGCCTCGGTGACGGTGAAGTAGGCCGTGACTTCCACCGGTTCGGTCAGCCGGGGCACGTCGAGGTCCACCGTCACCGGTACGGGATGACGCAGGGCCACCTCGGCGACGGCCGCCGCCAGCCCGTGGTCGGTGAGGACCTGCGGATGGATTCCCCGTACGAGGTCGCGCAGTTGCTCCAGGGCGACCCTGGCCTCCCCCCGCCCCCGGGCCACCAGCGCGGCGGCCCCGGCCGCCTGCGGGAGCCCGCGCAGTTCCAGCTCGGCGAGGCCCAGCGTCATGCTGAGGGCGACCAGCTGCTGCTGCGCCCCGTCGTGCAAGTCCCGCTCGATGCGCCGCCGTTCGGCTTCGAAGGCGTCCACCAGGCGGACCCGGGAGCGAGTGAGCTCCAGGATCCGGTCCGCCTCCACCCGTGGCCCGAGCAGCAGCCGGGCCGCCTTCACCTGGGCCCCGGCGAGCAGCGCGCCCGCGTACGCCGCCACCGTCGTCCCGGCCAGCCCGACGGCCGTGCCGCCCAGGGCCTCGACCGGCCCGGAGACCGCCCGGCCGGGGATCAGCATCACCGTGTCCGGTGCGATGGCCCACACGATCACCGGTGTCGCGACGAGGATCAGGGCGAAGGCCAGCAGCGTGATCACGGCGAACCCGGCGGCCCCGAAGACCGGTCCGAGCAGGGCGGCGTACGCGAACTCCCGCCAGGTGGCCCGCTCCCGCAGCCGGGTCCGCAGCCAGGCCGCGGGCCCGGCACCGGCGAGCGAGGTGTGCGGGTCCGGCACGGGCCCGGGCTCCACCCACCGCAGCCGCCACCGCTCCAGCGCCCCCAGCGGCACCCCGGCGACGACGGCGCCCAGCAGGAGCAGCAGGCCGATCCCGACGACCGCCAGCGCCAGCCCGAACCCGAGGAGCAGGACGAGGACGACCAGAACCGGATAGCCGAGGAGGAACCCGCTGGCCAGATACGCCCAGCACCGCCAGGGCCACCACGAGCCGAGGAACCGCAGCGGCCGGCGCATCGCGGCCAGGACGGTGACCGGAGCGAATCCGGCCGGTTCGGGGAGGGGCGTGGAGTCGGACATGTCCCCCCACCCTAAGGGGTGTCCGGCCATGACCCTCGCGGCGGACGTGACGGCCCGTCACATGGCGTGCGCCCAGGGCCAGGAAGCCGCAGATCAGCACGGGCCAGGCGTACGGGGCCGCCCGGATCGGCGGGGCCGGGGGAGCCGTGTCCCCCCGATCATGGAGCGCGGCGGCGGGTGCCGTGGTGGGCTGCGCCTGGCGGGTGAAGCGGCCTGTGGCTGCGGCTGTCAGTCCCCGGTACGCACGAAGGTCCGCACCGCCGTGTCGAAGTAGCCCCGGGCCTCTTCGGCCTGGCGGACCGGCGAGGACACCCACACGTCGTACAGGCGGCCGTCCTCCTCCCAGCACAGGTCGCGGGTGTGCCGGGGACCCTCGGCCGGCGAAAAACCGTCCCAGGTGAACAGCCACAGGGCGGCCTGCAGGCCGTTCTGCGCGGTGGTCGCGACCTCGGCGTCACGGTAACCGGGGTTGGTCCCCGGCCCCTTGGCGTGGGCACGCTGATGGACGGCGAGGGGGCCGCCCGACTCGGGTTCGGCCACCTTGATGCCGATGCGGAAGGTCTCACCGGGTGACATGTAGAAGATCCGCGGACCTTCCACCTTGCGGGTGAAGCCGAGCGGCACCGCGAGTGAAAAACCCTCCGGGTCGGTGACGACGCGGTAGCCCGCGGGCGCGGGCCGGTCGTCGGACGAGGGGGAGACCGTGTCGGTCCGCTCGCCGGTGGCGGCGGAGGAGGCGGGCGTGCTCGCCTGGCCGGCCGCCCCGCTCGTGGACGTCCGCCCTCCCCGCCCGCCGTCGCTCGTGAGCAGCGCGGCGGACACGCCGGCACCGGTGATCGCGGCCAGCAGCAGCCCGGCGATCAGCGCCGCCGCCGGCCGCCGCCTCCCCGGGGCGTGCGGGGGCCCGGGCGCGGGTACCGGGGCCGACAGGGGCGTCGGCGCCGACGCCGGGACCGCCCCGGCCCGTGCCGGACCGTGAGCGGCCGGGGTCTGCGGGACGCTCGGGATCAGCGGGACGTCCGGGGTCCGGGGGACGTCCGGGGTCTGCGGTACCGCCGTGGCCTGCGGGCCGCCCGGGGGTTGCGGCGAGGCGTCCTGCGGGGCCGGAGCGGACTGCGCCGGGTCGTGCAGGGCCGGGGTGTACCGCGTCGGGGTGTACTGCCCCGCCGACTGCGCGCAGTCCCGCAGCATCCGCTCGGCCCGCTCCGCGCCGATCCGCTCGGCCGGATCGCGCTCCAGCAGTCCCCGCACCACCGGCAGCAGCGGGCCACAGGCCTCGGGCGGCCGGATCTCGTCGAAGACCACCGCGTGCAGGATCCCGCCGAGCGAATCCCGCCGGAAGGGGGAGGC encodes:
- a CDS encoding protein kinase domain-containing protein, with translation MGTEGANARVIAGRYRLDAKLGRGGMGIVWRATDQLLGRNVAVKEVALDPALSEEEARQQRERTLREARAAAQLKHPHIIVVHDIVEDGELPYIVMELVEGGSLADRLSRTGPVDVAEAARIGAALVGALRTAHAAGVLHRDIKPANVLLEAPGGRPVLTDFGIAQVSGATTLTTTGSFVGSPEYTAPERMSGRTPAGPEADLWSLGALLCAALSGASPFRRDSLGGILHAVVFDEIRPPEACGPLLPVVRGLLERDPAERIGAERAERMLRDCAQSAGQYTPTRYTPALHDPAQSAPAPQDASPQPPGGPQATAVPQTPDVPRTPDVPLIPSVPQTPAAHGPARAGAVPASAPTPLSAPVPAPGPPHAPGRRRPAAALIAGLLLAAITGAGVSAALLTSDGGRGGRTSTSGAAGQASTPASSAATGERTDTVSPSSDDRPAPAGYRVVTDPEGFSLAVPLGFTRKVEGPRIFYMSPGETFRIGIKVAEPESGGPLAVHQRAHAKGPGTNPGYRDAEVATTAQNGLQAALWLFTWDGFSPAEGPRHTRDLCWEEDGRLYDVWVSSPVRQAEEARGYFDTAVRTFVRTGD
- a CDS encoding response regulator, with protein sequence MLRLILAEDSVLLRAGLTELLTRGGHQVLAAVGSAEELVRAVEAQRPDVVVTDVRMPPGFRDEGLRAVLELRSRDAALPVLVLSQYVATAYATQLLTGASAAGLGYLLKDRVGEVAEFLDALQQVAEGRTVIDPEVVRVLLSRQSEERPLARLTPREREVLTLMASGLNNQALAARLFITEAAVVKHASSIFMKLDLDATEGNRRVLAVLAHLSGQDRQDPAVTSVRTR
- a CDS encoding bifunctional serine/threonine protein kinase/MFS transporter; the protein is MDQLTAEDPNRIGPYRLIARLGAGGMGLVYLGRSEAGRTVAVKVVQAEYAGNPEFRKRFAREVAAARRVGGSWTAAVLDADTEAAVPWVATQYIPGPDLQTVVARQFGPLPEDSVRTLANRLALALRAVHEAGLIHRDLKPSNVLVTVDGPRVIDFGIARAMDSLTGDSLHTRTGMLIGSPGFMSPEQVRGLELTPASDVFCLGAVLVYAATGRMLFGAKDTGLNAHLFRIAEEEADLTGVPESLAGLVGACLHKDAARRPTPEEVAERTAADAAGEWLPGAVLAQLGRHAARLLDYAPASHAGAGGGGAGMGGAGAGGGVVTEKGPAEQAPDPRLVPAQSRQDASPYGTPPPPPAYAPTTPGHFGPADGFGPPPGSLPADQSVPAPPHPRRWWGLAVLALTQLLVLVEAAQFSLLGPQIHADLGIDHLGAVFTAHLVALAGLLLLGGHLADLFGARRMLVAGLIGFAAAAAFGGAAAGTGPLIAARVLQGASAALLVPAALSLVATGFTDPKERGRAFGIYAAVAAGGGALGVFTGGWLAETLDWRWALWSVVPLAVLALIGTLTLLPGRPGRTGARFDGLGVLLGTAGSAILACGLAEAPDWGVVQTLVVVAGGLALLAAFLWWQRRTSGPLLPAYVLADRSRLGSLLAVLVTGFAVVALLPALGFFAQQIRGEGPGATGTAHLPLAAAALVAATQVSARLLPRVAPRALLLPGLAVTALGLALLAGVGGAATYATGVLPGMLLTGFGLGLALVPLYAIGTAGVAPHHAGAASGALGAAQYLGQAIGGAVLGAVLTSRLRQISEDTDVFARLLDSYTTTLWCAAGAVLLAALPAVLLISAPRRNTGAA
- a CDS encoding PQQ-binding-like beta-propeller repeat protein; this encodes MTETTNGDAAERSRPQGARRSWLGGLIAVAVVLAIVVGLGWAFLGTSGYWPGSSLTTAWETPGDSRAPEDGTHQAWIVDDTLVRTRHDAVTGFDAGTGKKVWEFVPPGRTEICAASTTADGAHVLIAYDENTRSAAEGCATVAALDLADGRELWRTALAPAGGDTADRVRALAVGSGLGVVLDATGKGAPAVRAVDLRTGSPRWTAAVQEGCTPDGTATAPREVLAVLACGEEMRLAAFDPADGRQLWITPLDARRGVAAGASVTFTATEPVVLRVDEGDRGVDAFLTFGPGGRPGARIQATGDGHGSIGSHVTVSDGRLFALTDGGKWGLLVAFDLTTGGRLWKEALGGAAYVVQGLHAQDGLVTAVKGSTRYGDSLYAYDAATGDEEEHRAFRDDAGSVDDLIPYKDRLIAVRSGSHVRPFTAFERW
- a CDS encoding sensor histidine kinase, with product MSDSTPLPEPAGFAPVTVLAAMRRPLRFLGSWWPWRCWAYLASGFLLGYPVLVVLVLLLGFGLALAVVGIGLLLLLGAVVAGVPLGALERWRLRWVEPGPVPDPHTSLAGAGPAAWLRTRLRERATWREFAYAALLGPVFGAAGFAVITLLAFALILVATPVIVWAIAPDTVMLIPGRAVSGPVEALGGTAVGLAGTTVAAYAGALLAGAQVKAARLLLGPRVEADRILELTRSRVRLVDAFEAERRRIERDLHDGAQQQLVALSMTLGLAELELRGLPQAAGAAALVARGRGEARVALEQLRDLVRGIHPQVLTDHGLAAAVAEVALRHPVPVTVDLDVPRLTEPVEVTAYFTVTEALANAAKHSGASHVHVVGKVVGDRLTLTVTDDGRGGADPGAGAGLAGLADRVAMLKGRLVVSSPVGGPTRLRVEVPCSG